gggggggggggggggggccgggccgtgCTGCGGGGCGGAGCCCTGGCCGGCGGGTGGGGAAgcgatgggggggcggggggggagcagCGGCCATCCCGGCCGCTCGGATGGTGGCGTGGGGGCCGCTCCCCGGCGGGGTCCGGGCCGGCTAGGGCGGCTCCGGGGCGCCGGGCGGGGGCCGCGCGGGGTGGTAGAGCGTGCGGTGGAGCAGGCCGCGGGCCGCGGGGAGGTCGTCGGGatctgcgggcgggcgggcgggcggtcagcggccggcgggggcgggggggtggggtggggagggaggacggggtGCGGGGACTCACCCACGCCCAGCTCCCGCAGCAGGCCGCGGTACTCGGGCCGGGCGCCCAGCAGCTTGAGCAGGTTGGTGGACTCCATGCGCTCCAGCCGCACGGCCCAGTACACGTAGATCTTGTGGTTGAAGGTGACGTACACCAGGCAGGGGCTGTTGCCGCCCTCCTTGCAGGCgtacaggcctgggggggggacaCCGAGGGCGAGCTGCGACAGGCggcccgggggcgcgggggggggggggtgcaggggtccggaggcgcggggcgcgggggggggtgtgggggtgcaggggcacggggcgcggggcgcgggggtccgggggcgcgggggcgcagggcgcgggggggggtgtgggggtgcagGGGcacggggcgcgggggcgcggggtctgggggcgcggggcgcggggggggtgtgggggtgcagGGGcacggggcgcgggggcgcggggcgtggggggggtgtgggggtgcagGGGCAcggggcgcggggtgcggggGTCCGGGGTCgcggggggggtgtgggggtgcagGGGcacgggggcgcgggggcgcggggcgcggggggtctgggggcgcggggccccgggccccaCCTGCACAGAAGGCCGCACGTTCTCGTCACCTGGAAGCGCACCACGGCGCGGTTGTGGTCGATGATGTACGTCTGTCCGTCCCACGCGCACGCCACCACCTCCTCGCACCCGTTGCCCTGCCAAGGTCAGAGGAAGGAACCTTCTAGAAGACCGGTGTGGCGGGCGTCGCGGCACCCGCAGAGGGTTTCCAGGTTCTAGGCCAGCGTGGGCTGCAATGCAAAACCTCATCTCAAGAACAAGCcggccgggcggggagggcggccgggcggggagggcggccggcggcggggagggcggccgAGCAGCGGGGAGGGCGGCCGGCGAGGAGGGCGGCCAGAGCGGCGGGGCGCTCGCCCGGCACGCAGGAAGccccggttcgattccccagcgccaccgACGCggagaaaccggaagtggcgccgtggctcaggcggtagagcgccagcctggagcgaAAGGAAGCccgggacggcgcccaggcccggagCTCGAAGCAAACGCGAAGACGGCAGCCGCCAAGAactggggagggcgggggccgggggaggggcggcggccgGGCGCAGAGGGGCGGCGTGGCGTGGGGCTCACTGGGCCCCGCGGGGGCGGAAGCGGGGTGGCCTGCCTGCCCACggcgggccccccaccccccccccccggctgcgggaggaggggagggagccgaGCCCGAGGCCTCGGAGCTCCCCGGCCTGGGCGCAGGGGGCACAGCTGGTGGTAACGGGCCGGGCGTGACAGAGCTTTCCAGACAGgagccatccccatccccatcgaCTCGCGGGCGTCACCCGCGCGAGGCCGACAGAGGCCAGAGGCGGCTCTTGGGGGGTGGTGGGGACCCCGGCGACGCCCCTCCCTCCTCGGCCCCACCCACCGTGACATCCAGCTTCTCCAGCGCGAACAGCTGGTGATCCACCTGCACGGACCACAGCAGCTTGTCGGCCTCCGCCATCAGCTTCAGGGTCCCTGGCGGGGAGAGGCGGGCGGGCCGGGTGGGCGGCGGGGACCGGCGGAGCCCAgcgcgggaggggagggagggtggagggggggagaaaaggactccctgccccggccccgccaggccccgcccccaaccaggcccccgccccggccttgCCCGGCCCTGCCACGACCcataggccccgcccccgccacgcccCTAGGCCCCGCCAGGCTCCGCCCTTGCccgaccccgccccctcccaagccccgcccccgccaggccccgccccgctcacCATCCAGCGTGCACAGGGCGAAGAGGCCGGAGCCCCCGCGCTCGGGGCCgtcacctggggagggggggagtggcgtgaggggcgggggagggcggccccgccgggggagggagggcgggtggAGGGCGGCGCTCACCCTGCCGATGTCGCCGATGAGGTGGGTGGACACGTTCTTGTTGTGGATCCGGCCCGACGTCTGGTGGGGCACCACGTCCCGGGGGGCGGGGTCTCCCTGGGGGGGCGCAGGGGCGCTCTCGCTCTCCGGGgaatgccgggggggggggaggtggagggggcgcCCCCTGCGCCCGCCCCGGCGGCGGGCCGGCCTCACCTGCCGCCCTCCGCGGGCTCCTGGGGGGCGGGCGGCGCCCCCGCGTCCCGGCCCCACGTGCAGAGCAGGACGGCGTAGGCGCAGCCCGGCTGCGACACCATCAGCTCCGGCGCGCCCCGCGGGCCCACGGTCACCGACAGGCTGTCCACCTGCGCGGGGAGGGGACCCCGGTGGGcacccgcgcccccgcgcccatCGCCCCGCGCCGATGACCCCACGCCGACGCCCCCACGCCCATCGCCCCCGCGCCCATCACCCCCACACCGACCGCCCCCGCGCCGATGACCCCGCGCCCATCGCCCCCGCGCCGACCGCCCCCCCGCCGATGGCCGGCCTCGCCTGTCGCCGCCTCTCCACGGTCCACGCCGCACCCTCCCGGAAGTGGCCCACGGGAgcgggagggccccccccccagccttccgCGGACCCCCAGGCCGGGGCCCTCACCTGACCCTCCAGCGTCCACTTCTTGAGGGACACCAGCTGCCCCGCCGGGGGCTCGCCGCCCTCGGCCGGCTCCTCCCAGCGGAAGGCCCGCACCACGCGGTCCGTGTAGCCCACCACGAGCTCTCGGCGCCCGTCTCCGTCTGCGGGCACAGAACCCGTCCCGCCGCGGTGGGCGTGGGGCTTTCCCTTctccccgggggggcgggggggacgccTCTGCGCTGCCGGTCATCCCGGCGCCCGGGACGCAGGCGTGGGGACAGCCTGGTGGCGCGTGGCCCGAGCCACCTGCTTCCCTCCACGGCCGCGCCGGGCCTGCTGGGGGCTCAGCAGCTCTGCACCGCGCACACCGCGGCGGGGGACCCACGCCATCCCCGCGTCCCCCCCCCGCGGCGGCCCGCGGGGGCGGCCATGCCCACCGATGTCGCTGATCAGCACGGCCTTGGTGTTGGCCGGGATGTGCTGCTTGAAGGCGGGCCGCTGCTCCTCCCCCGCCGGGGCCTCGTGGTGTCCGGAGCCGTCCGCGGCCTTGGAGGTGGGCTTCAGGTCGAACAAGTGGAACCAGCCTTCGGCGCTCACTGCCACCACCAGGTTCTGGGAGAGCGTGGagtgggggaggtggaggggggagtgggACCCGGGCGGAGGAGCAGAGGACGGGGCTGGAGCGCGGGGTTTGAGTACCGTGGGCGCCCCCGAGGTCTTACCTTTCCTTTGTTACACACATCACCGACCCCGACGCAAGTCAGCTGTAAGAGGAAGGGGGGCTCGGGgaggagcgcgggggggggggggtggaggaccAGCCCTCCCTACCCTCCGTGCAGCAGGAAGGGGCTGCAGGCCC
This genomic window from Perognathus longimembris pacificus isolate PPM17 chromosome 27, ASM2315922v1, whole genome shotgun sequence contains:
- the Itfg2 gene encoding LOW QUALITY PROTEIN: KICSTOR complex protein ITFG2 (The sequence of the model RefSeq protein was modified relative to this genomic sequence to represent the inferred CDS: inserted 2 bases in 1 codon; substituted 1 base at 1 genomic stop codon); the protein is MRSVSYVQRVALDFSGSLFPHAICLGDVDNDGLNELVVGDTNGKLSVYKNDDSRPWLTCACQGMLTCVGVGDVCNKGKNLVVAVSAEGWFHLFDLKPTSKAADGSGHHEAPAGEEQRPAFKQHIPANTKAVLISDIDGDGRRELVVGYTDRVVRAFRWEEPAEGGEPPAGQLVSLKKWTLEGQVDSLSVTVGPRGAPELMVSQPGCAYAVLLCTWGRDAGAPPAPQEPAEGGRXDPAPRDVVPHQTSGRIHNKNVSTHLIGDIGDGPERGGSGLFALCTLDGTLKLMAEADKLLWSVQVDHQLFALEKLDVTGNGCEEVVACAWDGQTYIIDHNRAVVRFQVTRTXAAFCAGLYACKEGGNSPCLVYVTFNHKIYVYWAVRLERMESTNLLKLLGARPEYRGLLRELGVDPDDLPAARGLLHRTLYHPARPPPGAPEPP